The nucleotide window TACATCATTTGCCACGACCGCACGCTAAAAGACATCGCGACGTTAAGACCAACAACGCTGCAAGAGCTAGCCGACGCTCACGGCATGGGTCCCGCTCGCATTGAAAACTACGGAAAACACCTGTGCAAACCGTAACCGGAGAAATATAACGGTGGACCGCCTTTTGCCTCAGTCTTTTTGTGCACGTGATGCGCTTTTGGTGGCTAGGGATCTCATTGGCATGCGTTTGCGACGAGGCGGCGTGGTGTTGCAGATCACCGAAACCGAGGCGTATCGTTTTCCGGATGACAGCGCGAACCATTGCCGGGCTGGTAAAACCAAACGCAATGCACCGATGTGGGGGCCAGCAGGTCATGCGTATGTCTATTTGTGCTACGGCATGCATCATATGTTGAACATCGTGACCGATGCGCAAGAGCAGGGTGCAGCCGTTCGATCCGTGCAGCAAAACCTATAAAGGGGCTGCCGACGATTCAGAAGCGGCGCGGTCATAAAAAAGGGACGGTGCTCCTTACCGGTCCTGGCAAGATTGGCGAAGCTCTCGGCATTGATACAGCTTTTAGTGGCCATCCTTTGTTCAAATCGGGCGAACTCGAGTTGCTCGAGGGCGATGCGCCGGAGTCTTTGCTCTGTGGTCCTCGGGTGGGTATCGGTTATGCCGACAAAAAGGACATCGAAGCGCCGTGGCGTTTCGCCGAAGCCAACTGTGCCTGGGTCACCGAGCGTAAAGCACTTAGCTGCTTGAACGATCCCAGTTTGCTTTGATGGTCTTGAAGGTGCCGGCTTCTTTTTCATCGAGGGCAAAGGCGCCATGTTTTTCAAGACGGCTTTTGATCTTATCTTTGTCTTGCTCCCAGCCGTGGGGAAGATCGAACTTGACTGAGACTGGCACGCCAGAAAGTAAGCCTTGGGCTTCAAGTGACCAGAGAATCTGTGCGGCAAGATATTGTCCTGCAATGGAACGAAGCGAACTTTTGCTCTTTGATGAGATGGCGAAGATATCGTAAAGCGCCACGGTGTCGTCGTCTAGACGCATGCTTTTGCGCATGGCTTCAAAAGCACTTGGCGCAATAGGCAGCTCTACAAGGTCGATGCCGCCAGTGTGTTGTCCGTCGAGAGCCATGGTGGCTCGCTCATAGGCTTTTGCATGCTGTTGAGTAAGCTCAGCAGCCTTGGCCGTGGCATGGTGAATGGCGGTAAGCAGAATAACGGGACTTGTCTCATGGTTGCTCATAGCTCGCCCCCTATACCCTAAAACCCAACGAGATGGGAGTCGCCTCTTGTCGGTATCTGTCAAAAGGATATACCTGCACGCGCGATGCGTATTCAAATCCACCCAGAGCATCCGGAACCCCATAAAATTCGCCAGGCTGTAGAGGCTTTGCGGCATGGAGGGGTGATTGCCTATCCGACGGATTCTACCTATGGGCTGGGCTGTGATGCCTTTCAAAAGAAAGCCATCGATCAACTCTACCGCATCAAGCAGTTAGCCAAAGATCATCCACTAACTTTGCTGTGCCCAGACCTAAGCCAGATTGCAAAATACGCTGTCGTGGATAACCAATCCTATCGTTTGATGCGAAGGCTGGTGCCGGGTCCTTATGTGTTTGTGCTTAGCGCTACCAAAGAAGTCCCGAAGTTACTTATGCGCAAACGTCGCACGGTTGGTATTCGTGTACCCGACCATCCTGTGGTTCATGCCTTGCTCGCGGAATACGGCGGACCGTTGGTGTCGACTTCAGCGTCCTATCAGGGTGACATTTTGCGTGATCCAGCAGAGATTGCGGCTCGTTTCCCGGCGGTGGCTGAGATCTTGGATGTCGAGCTTGGCGGTATGCATCCTTCCACGATTGTTGATTTAACCAGTGATGTTCCGGCCATTCTTCGCGAAGGGGCCGGCGACATCGAGGCTGTACTCGGCTCGATTCAATAATCCTGCTTGACAGAAGGCGCCGCCTGTAGGGAAGTGCACTCATCGGGCGTTTGTCTTGCCCACGAAGGAGTTTTTACGTGCCCCAACAACACCCTGCAGCGGATCCCTACGGCTCGCACCGCGTACTTTCTCCAACCGGCGCAGCCCCGGGTCAAGCGTGGAAGCTTAATCCCAACGTCGAGGAATTTTATAGCAACGAAATACTGCTCGATGTTGAGGCGCTCAGCATTGATGCGGGTAGTTTCCGTCAAATCGAAGGTAGTTCGGGCGTGGACGATGAAGGCATCATGCGTTTGATCACGCGCACCGTTAAAACCCGAGGCAAACAGCACAATCCAGTGACCGGATCGGGCGGTGTGCTCATGGGTAAAGTTGCAGCGATTGGCTCCGATTTGCAGGGTAAAATTGGGCTTGAGCCGGGCGAGCGCATCGTAAGCCTTGCATCGCTTACCGCCACGCCGTTGCAGCTTGAAAAAGTGCGTAAAGTCAATCGTGAATCCGGGCAAGTCGAGGTGCGCGGCCAAGCTGTGCTTTTTGAGGCTTATCCCTTTGCGAAACTACCTACCGACATGCCGGCCTCCGTTGCGCTCGCTGTGCTCAGTGTCTGCTCTGCGCCAGCGCTTTGCGCCAAACTTGCTGAAGGAAAAAGCAAAGTGCTCATTCTTGGTGCTGCTGGTAAAAGTGGATTGCTGTGTGCTGCAGCATGCCGCAAAGTGATGGGCGATCAAGCAAAGATTGTCGGCATCGACAGCGGTGATGATGCTATTGAACAAGCACGAGAGCTTGGCCTTTACACGGACCTTCTCTTGGGTAATGCAGCCGATCCACTTCTTATTCGTGAGCTATGCGCCGCTAAGGATCAAGCCGGCTTGTTCGACTTGGTGATCTCGTGTGTCAATGCCGGCGAAGTGGAAATGAGCGCGATGCTTGCCGTCAAAGAACTTGGCGCGCTGCTTTTCTTTTCCTCGTCTACCAATTTCAACCGCGCTGCTTACAGCGCACAGCTTTGCAGCAAAGAAGTCGAACTGCGTATTGGCGGCACCTATGTCAAAGGTCAAAGTGATGTTGCGCTTGGCCTAGTGCGTGAGCACGAAGGTCTCAAAGCGCTATTCAAAAAACGCTACGCCTAAAACCCAACCCATTCCAAAATTAGCCAGCAACCACCCCGCTCGCAAAGCGAGCCCGCAGGGGAGGGAGCCGACGCGCGAAGCGCGCTCGGGAGGGGATTGTCGTGAATCCCCTCTTTGGAGCGCTGCTGTGCAGCGGTACAAACAGTCAAAGCAAAAGAGCAAACCAATTTCAAAATTTGCTAGCCAGTCACCCCCGCGAGCAGCGCGAGCCCGCAGGGGAGGGAGCCGACGCGCGAAGCGCGCTCGGGAGGGGATTCGCGTGAATCCCCTCTTTGGAGCGCTGCTGTGCAGCGGTCCAAACAGTCAAGCGAGCCGACGCGCGAAGCGCGCTCGGGAGGGGATTGTCGTGAATCTCCTCTTTGGAGCGCTGCTGCGCAGCAGTACAAACAGTTAAGCCTATTTCACTTTAGCGATGAGCGCGTCCAGTACAGCATTAGCAGCTTGTGTTTTGGACATGGCTCCTAAGGCCTTCGCGTTTTGTTTGTCCACCAGCGTAAGCTCGGTGTGATCGCCCTCAAGGGCTTTGTTGGCCAAGTTGGCCACAATCAAATCGGCGCCCTTGCGCTCAAGTTTTTCTCGAGCTGAATTGACAAGATTGTCAGTTTCCAGACAAAAACCTGCCAAAATTGGCATGTTTTCTGTCTTTTTCTTGCTAATATTGGCAAGGATGTCTGGGTTGGGGGAGAGTTCCAAGCTGCGGGGCTCGCTGCTCTTTTTGATTTTCTGATCGACTTTTTTGGCCGGGCGATAATCTGCGACAGCCGCAGCCATGATCACGACATCGTTTTTCGGGCTGTGCTCGAGCACAACCCGATTCATCTCTTCTGCCGAGCGTACATCGATGCGGCGAATTGAGTTTGAGCAGTCGAGTTTGACCGGACCAGCTACAAGCGTAACTTCTGCGCCGCGTGCCAAGGCTTGCTCGGCCAAGGCAAAGCCCATTTTACCACTGGAGCGGTTTGTCAGGTAGCGCACCGGATCAATGTCTTCATAAGTTGGCCCAGCTGTAACGAGCACGCGTTTGTTTGCGTAGTCTTGCTTAGCAAAAAGTTTAGCCTGGAGCTTTTCGACAATGTGCTGCGGCTCGCTCATGCGACCTAAGCCTTGCTCACCGTTTGCAAGTGCGCCGTGCTCGGGGCCGATGAGCTGCACGCCGCGTTCTTTGAGTATGGCGATGTTGTGCTTGGTGGCTGGATGGCTCCACATGGAGGGATGCATTGCTGGAGCGATAAACACGGGACCTTTGAAGCAAAGTAAAGTCGCAGCGAGGATGTCATCGGCCATGCCATGGCTGATGCGCGCCAATAAATTGGCAGTTGCCGGCGCCACAACCATCGCATCAGCCCAACTTGCAAGTTCGACGTGCTTTTCTTCACCTTGTGGGGAAATCCAAAGATCACTCTCAACGGGGTGTCTGCTTAGAGCCGCAAAGCTCAGAGGGGTTACGAAATGCTTTGCCGATGGGGTCATGGCCACGCGCACGTCAAAACCAGCTCGTCCGAGTTCGCGCAAAAGGTAGACGCTCTTGAAGGCCGCGATACCGCCGCCAACGCCGAGCACGATGTGTTTGGATCGCACTTGCATACGCCATCTGTTTAGCATGAACTGGTCGCTTGCGCGAAAACAAAGTAGGATGCAGCACCCATGCGAATTGAGCCTAGTTTTGATGAGTTTGTTCGACTTTCGAAAGCCAGTACGGTGGTTCCGGTGTGCGCCGAGTGGGTGGCGGATACGCTAACGCCGGTGGCTGCCTTTGCCGCGCTTGGTCAGGGACCAGGCAGTTACTTGCTGGAAAGCGTGGTTGGCGGAGAACGCCTGGCTCGTTATTCTTTCGTGGGCTACGATTCAGATTTTATCATTCGCGCAGGTTGCGATTTTGTTGAGTTTGTCCGTGGCGATCAGATTGAGCGAAAAGAGCATCACGACCCGTGGGAGGCTTTGCGCGATTGCCTAAAGAAATACGAAGCACAGGCTGTGCCATGGTTGCCGCCGTTCTGGGGCGGGGCTGTGGGTTACGTTGCCTACGATGCGGTGCGAAGGTTTGAGCCAGCTGTTGGTGAAGGCAACGCCAAGGGTGGCGATCCCTATATTTACGCTTTTGCTGTGGGCGGCACGACCTTGGTGTTTGACAATGTGCTTCAAACGGTACGGCTTGTGCGCTCGGTGTTGGTTGGTGAGTCCCATGATTTGGTGGCAGCTTACGAGCGGGCCGTCGATAAGCTTCGCGCATGTGAAGAAAGCCTAAGCACTCCAAACCCTCCGTCGCATATTGTCCGGCCGGAGCCTGATGAACTCGCTCCTGAGCTTCCGCCTTCTTCTTTTGAGCGTTCGGCTTTTTGTACAGCTGTGGATCAAGCGCGTGAATACATTCGGGCTGGCGACATATTTCAGGTGGTGCTCTCGCAGTGTTTCAGACTGCCAAGCGATGATGTGGATCCCTTTGACGTGTATCGTGTGATGCGGGCCATCAACCCTTCGCCGTACAACTACTTTTTGCGTTTCCCTGAAGTGCGCATCGCGGGTGCAAGTCCTGAGACCATGGTCAAACTCGATGATCGGATCGCGCAATTACGGCCGATTGCTGGGACACGGCATCGCAGCTGGGACCTTGAAGAAGATTTACGCATCGAAGCCGAGCTGCTTGCGGATCCTAAAGAGTTGGCGGAGCACGTCATGCTTGTCGATCTTGGTCGCAACGATTTGGGCCGCATATGCACGACCGGAACAGTAGCGCTGACTGAGCAAATGGCCGTGGAGCGTTATTCGCACGTGATGCACATCGTTTCAAATGTCGCTGGCGAACTGCAAGGGGATAAAGATGCGATTGACGTCCTTGCCGCTACTTTTCCCGCTGGAACACTTTCAGGCGCCCCCAAGATTCGAGCGATGCAAATAATTGATGAGCTTGAACCGGAGCGTCGCGGCATCTACGGGGGGGCGGTCGGTTACATCAGTTTTGAAGGATCGATGGATATGGCGATCGCCATACGCACTGTGCTTGAAAGCCATGGCGAATTTCGCATCCAGGCAGGTGCTGGTATTGTAGCCGATAGCAAACCCGAATCTGAGTTCGAGGAAACCGTCAACAAAGCCCGCGCCTCCTTGCTAGCCGTAGAACACGCCCGCAGCAGCCACCGCCGAGCCGGCAACACCTAGATTCTGTTAGCTAGCAGTCACCCCGCGAGCAGAGCGAGCCCGCAGGGGAGGGAGCCGGCGCGCAAAGCGCGCTCGGGAGGGGAGACGCGTGTCTCCCCTCTTTGGAGCGCTGCTATGCAGCGGTACAAACAGTTAAAGCGAAAGAGCTCACCAATCCCAAAATTTGCCAGCAAGCACTCCCCGCGAGCAGAGCGAGCCCGCAGGGGAGGGAGCCGGCGCGCAAAGCGCGCTCGGGAGGGGAGACGCGTGTCTCCCCTCTTTGGAGCGCTGCTACGCAGCGCTGCAAACAGTAAAGCACTTAGCCTTTGACAGCGCTCCTAAGAGAGGCTAGAAAGCCGAAATCCCATTTGGGGTGGTAGTTAAGTTGGTTATAACGCCGGCCTGTCACGCCGGAGGCCGCGGGTTCGAGTCCCGTCCACCCCGCTACATCATATCCAGCAGAATTTTAGCATTGAGCACAACATCCCCCGCGGCCTGACGGCCTCACATCGGATAACTGCAGGGCGGCGTAAGGGTTGCAGGTAGTGGTGCTTGCTTCAAGTGGATGTCTCGCCGCTGATGAGGTGTCCGCTACGCGGCCACCGTTTAATGCGCGGCTCAGGTTCGAGTCCCGTCCACCCCGCTACATCATATCCAGCAGAATTTTAGCATTGAGCACAACATCCCCCGCGGCCTGACGGCCTCACATCGGATAACTGCAGGGCGGCGTAAGGGTTGCAGGTAGTGGTGCTTGCTTCAAGTGGATGTCTCGCCGCTGATGAGGTGTCCGCTACGCGGCCACCGTTTAATGCGCGGCTCAGGTTCGAGTCCCGTCCACCCCGCAAATTCCATCAGCTGGGCGTCGAGCTTTGACTGATCCAGCGTCCGATACTGCGTTGCCTGCTCATGCACCTTAAGTGCATTGCGCGGGCTACTCGTATCGTCCTTACCTAAGGCAAAGCTTAAAAGATGAAATGACGATGAAAATAGAACGTGCTACCTCTTTGCATGGTGGCCTTGGAACGGAGTAGCGCATGTCCTCAGACGAACAGCAGATCTTAACTCTCACATCTGAACTCAAGTTGCCTTTGATGACTTTGCCGATCAAGATGAGCTTGGTTCGTGTTGGTGAAAAGGTGGTGATGATTTCACCTTTGCCTGATCTGGAGCGCTTCAAGACTGAGATTGATGCGTTTGGTGTTCCCACGGATATCGTGGCACCGAATCTGTTTCACAGCAGTGGTGTTGAGGCTGCTGCCGAGCTTTATCCAACAGCACGGATCTGGGGTGTAAAGGGATTTGCTCGAAAGAGACCTCAGATAGCTTGGCAGGCTGTTCTTGGTGAGGGTGAATGGCCCTTCAGTCAAGAGCTGAGTATGTTTGAAATTGAAGGCATGCCTAAATTCAATGAAGTGGTGTTTCTTCATCGCCCATCTAAGACGCTTATCGCTACAGACCTTTGTTTTAATCACCTGAACGGCACGGGCTTTGGCTATTGGCTTGTTTTCAATCTTTTTGGAACTTACAGGAGATTTGCAGTGAGCCGTTTGTTCTTGAAGATGGTTAAAAACCGAGAAAGCTTTAATCGTTCTATCTCACAACTTCTCGAATCTGATTTTGAAAACATCATCATGGCGCACGGTTTGAACGTGACCGGTTCTGCTAAAGAAAAGTTGGTGTTGGCCTTGAAGGAAAAGCTTCCGGCTTTTTCCTATCCATAGAAATGCGCTCTAATTAGCTGGTGTGCACGCTCTCTGTTTTGCTCTGTCCTCGCTATTTAGGAAAGTTGCACCGCTTGAACTTCGAGTTCGATATCGATGCGCTCGCCTACCAGTAGGCCGCCTGCTTCGAGGGCCTGATTCCACTTGAGACCAAATTCCCGACGGTCCAAGGAGGTCGATGCGGTAAATGCCGCACGCTGATTGCCCCAGGGATCTTTGGCTTGACCGCCATAACTCATGTCGAGCACGACTTCTTTGCTAACTCCATGCAGGGTCAGTTTGCCATGGAGCTGATAGCGATCATCCTTTACTTTTTCGAGCTTTGTGCTTTTAAAGATGAGCTTGGGAAATTGCTCAACATCTAAAAAATCAGCGGATCGAAGGTGATTGTCGCGGTCCGCAACGCCAGTATCAATGCTCGACGCATCGATTTCAACTTCGACGCTACTCTTATTGAGATCCGTTTCATCCATGTGAATTGTTCCGCTCCAGGAAGCAAAGCGTCCTCGTACATTAGCAAACACCATGTGTTTCACGGAAAAGTTTATGCCTGAATGACTCACATCAATATTCCAGTTTGTATTTTGCATGCCTTGCTCCTTTTGTTTGAACCACACACAACATAGCGTCGTTCCGGTTATGCAACTAGTCATCAATAACTGGACTTATCGTTCCAAAAACGGAACGGAAGACCTTGTGTGGCTAGACAATGGCGGAAGGCCGAGAATTTCGTTTTTGCCTTGAAATGTGTCAGTTTTACAGGGCTTACCGTTTTCGGATACCGTCTTTGGCTCTTAGCTATCGTAGTGGCATGAAACGATTGAGTGCGGGGGTGCATTGTGGATGAGCAACAGAACCATGTGAAGATTGCGAAGCTTTGCTTCGTGGGGGCGCTTAGTGTTGGCGCGCTCAATGTTTTGGTTTGGTGGATGGCGGTCAATTCATCGGGGAGTGGTGGACCGTGGTTGGTTCTGTTTAGTGTCCTTGCTTTGCTGCAACTGATATTGGGTGTTGTGACGATTGTTCAGATGGTGCGTGCCAAAAAAGTTGTGCGCCGCAAAGCGCTATTCATTGCGGGAGGCGTGTTAACCCTTTTACTTGCATCAAGTGGCTGGCTTACGGGCATTTTCCTTGCGGCGCTGGGAGCCGGGGGTGGCTGGGGCAGGCCGCTTCGCGTGCGCGGAAGGCAGATCCATCCCGAGCTACGAGAAGGGAGCGAGTGGGCGATGGGGCCACGGCCGAGCGCCGATGGCTTGGATGCAGCAACGCGCCGTGCCCTTGAGGCCTTGTGGCTACATGATGCTCAAAAAGAACATGCTTCGGTTCCAGCCTTTGCGCGCATTAGTTGGCTGCTTGCTGCAGTGGGTGCGCCGCCGCGACT belongs to Myxococcales bacterium and includes:
- the coaBC gene encoding bifunctional phosphopantothenoylcysteine decarboxylase/phosphopantothenate--cysteine ligase CoaBC, whose amino-acid sequence is MQVRSKHIVLGVGGGIAAFKSVYLLRELGRAGFDVRVAMTPSAKHFVTPLSFAALSRHPVESDLWISPQGEEKHVELASWADAMVVAPATANLLARISHGMADDILAATLLCFKGPVFIAPAMHPSMWSHPATKHNIAILKERGVQLIGPEHGALANGEQGLGRMSEPQHIVEKLQAKLFAKQDYANKRVLVTAGPTYEDIDPVRYLTNRSSGKMGFALAEQALARGAEVTLVAGPVKLDCSNSIRRIDVRSAEEMNRVVLEHSPKNDVVIMAAAVADYRPAKKVDQKIKKSSEPRSLELSPNPDILANISKKKTENMPILAGFCLETDNLVNSAREKLERKGADLIVANLANKALEGDHTELTLVDKQNAKALGAMSKTQAANAVLDALIAKVK
- a CDS encoding YceI family protein, encoding MQNTNWNIDVSHSGINFSVKHMVFANVRGRFASWSGTIHMDETDLNKSSVEVEIDASSIDTGVADRDNHLRSADFLDVEQFPKLIFKSTKLEKVKDDRYQLHGKLTLHGVSKEVVLDMSYGGQAKDPWGNQRAAFTASTSLDRREFGLKWNQALEAGGLLVGERIDIELEVQAVQLS
- a CDS encoding anthranilate synthase component I family protein, whose protein sequence is MRIEPSFDEFVRLSKASTVVPVCAEWVADTLTPVAAFAALGQGPGSYLLESVVGGERLARYSFVGYDSDFIIRAGCDFVEFVRGDQIERKEHHDPWEALRDCLKKYEAQAVPWLPPFWGGAVGYVAYDAVRRFEPAVGEGNAKGGDPYIYAFAVGGTTLVFDNVLQTVRLVRSVLVGESHDLVAAYERAVDKLRACEESLSTPNPPSHIVRPEPDELAPELPPSSFERSAFCTAVDQAREYIRAGDIFQVVLSQCFRLPSDDVDPFDVYRVMRAINPSPYNYFLRFPEVRIAGASPETMVKLDDRIAQLRPIAGTRHRSWDLEEDLRIEAELLADPKELAEHVMLVDLGRNDLGRICTTGTVALTEQMAVERYSHVMHIVSNVAGELQGDKDAIDVLAATFPAGTLSGAPKIRAMQIIDELEPERRGIYGGAVGYISFEGSMDMAIAIRTVLESHGEFRIQAGAGIVADSKPESEFEETVNKARASLLAVEHARSSHRRAGNT
- a CDS encoding L-erythro-3,5-diaminohexanoate dehydrogenase — its product is MPQQHPAADPYGSHRVLSPTGAAPGQAWKLNPNVEEFYSNEILLDVEALSIDAGSFRQIEGSSGVDDEGIMRLITRTVKTRGKQHNPVTGSGGVLMGKVAAIGSDLQGKIGLEPGERIVSLASLTATPLQLEKVRKVNRESGQVEVRGQAVLFEAYPFAKLPTDMPASVALAVLSVCSAPALCAKLAEGKSKVLILGAAGKSGLLCAAACRKVMGDQAKIVGIDSGDDAIEQARELGLYTDLLLGNAADPLLIRELCAAKDQAGLFDLVISCVNAGEVEMSAMLAVKELGALLFFSSSTNFNRAAYSAQLCSKEVELRIGGTYVKGQSDVALGLVREHEGLKALFKKRYA
- a CDS encoding threonylcarbamoyl-AMP synthase, translated to MRIQIHPEHPEPHKIRQAVEALRHGGVIAYPTDSTYGLGCDAFQKKAIDQLYRIKQLAKDHPLTLLCPDLSQIAKYAVVDNQSYRLMRRLVPGPYVFVLSATKEVPKLLMRKRRTVGIRVPDHPVVHALLAEYGGPLVSTSASYQGDILRDPAEIAARFPAVAEILDVELGGMHPSTIVDLTSDVPAILREGAGDIEAVLGSIQ